CCTGTTGGCTGCCAGCCTCCCTCAGGAGGATCTCCAGCGCATCAGGAGCAAGCCAGTCATCGGCATCCAGCTCCAATAACCAGGGGGCTTTTGCTATTTTCAATATTTTGTTCAGAGCTCGTGATTTGCCTTTATTCTCTTCTTGCCGAATCAGCTTAATGCGTGGATCCTGAGGCAGTCTCATCAGATAATGTGCGGTCTCTGCATCGGTTGACCCGTCATCGAGAATCACAAGCTCCCATGCCCCGAGGGTCTGCGCTAAAACGGACCGCACAGCCCAAGGAAGATATGCGCCATCATTATAGGTACACAAAGCAATAGTCACCAGAGGAGGGCAGTCAATATCCGGTGGCTGTGATTGTTCTTGGGCACCAGCTTCGAGAAGAGGGAATAAGGCCTGCCATTCCTCAGCTTCTTTCATCCAGGCGGGCGCCTGGCGTTGAAGGTACAAGAATCCATCGGAATCAACTTCCGTCCATTCATACCGCGTGGATAACTCGAATTGTTTATCGATCAATACGTACCTCTGGAATGGCAACTGCTCTCTAGTTCTGAAACCCGGTGTCTGTCCTGTCATGACAGTCTTCGTGCGCCATAACAGCGGACCACGGGGAATCCGTAAAGGTGAAACGTATCTGTTCCTAGATGGTGACAACTGATCTATATTCGAAGCTGGATTCATGATATAGCCGGCAGAGTACTCGCTACAGGACCTTAGCCAACGTTCAATCTCTTCCTTGGCATGAGGCTGGACAGTATCTCCGGCATGGAGCGTTATGAACCACGGCTTAATCTCCCGGGCAAGTGTCTCATTTAGGATCGATGCGGTCACTTCTTCGCTAGGAATTATCACAGGAAGGGCATCGGGGCAAACGCGTTTTATCGAAGCTGCGGTATTCTCGCTTAAATGGGGATATGAACCTGGAAGAATAAACACCAGCATAACCGTTCAGTTCCTTTCTATCTTGGCCGTTGTTAAACCCAATTCGTTAACCCAATCCTGTTTATCGTATGCCCGCAAGCGCTAGGCGGATACAACAGCCTATAACATTCTCTAAGTTGCGACGCTCTAGTAAATCGGGAATAATAGAACCTAGAGGCAAAAGCCGGAACCTTTAGATGGGGGAAAATAAATCAGATGAAATCGACTCATAGTCATATCATTCAGCAAGCTCAAGATTTTGCACGTTCCGTGCATGGACAAGATTCCAGCGGTCATGATTGGTGGCATGTTCAGCGTGTCACCCGCATCGCCCGACTCCTAGCTTATCTTGAAGGGGCGAATGCATACATATGTGAGTTGTCAGCCTACCTGCATGACGTTGCTGATGAGAAGCTGAATGAATCAAAGGAAGCGGGTTACGAGCGGGTTCAGCAATGGTTGAACCAAGCCGGTGTTGAAGCATCTGACCAGGAGAACGTGTTGGAGATTATTAGTACGATGTCGTTCTCAGGCGGAACGGGGAGCGCCATGCGTACATTGGAAGGGCGAATTGTACAGGATGCAGATCGTCTGGATGCGATTGGTGCAATCGGGATTGCCCGTACTTTCGCTTATTCCGGATGGAAGGGTCAAAGCATGTACGATCCATACATTTCCCTTCGGGAGCATATGACACAAGAGGAATATCGAAAAGGCAAAAGCACGGCCGTTAACCATTTCCATGAAAAGCTTCTGAAGCTGAAGGATAAAATGAATACGGAATCGGCAAGGCTGCTGGCAGATGGCAAGCATCAAAGTCTCGAGCTCTTTCTCCAGTTATTCGATAAAGAGTGGGCGATGGGGAATGAAGCCTACCTGCACGAATCCCCGATTCATCGCCGGAATGTATCACGTGTCCATATTGCCTTCGATGATTCAACGGCAGGGTCGTTAAAGATGATGCTGCGCTCGAAACCGGGAGAGATCGTGGTTACATTGGGCGATAACCTTATGGTAGGGCCGCTTCCCAAAGACCATGATTTCTCCCGTTCGTTCTCTACCCGAAATAAGTGGTTTCAGGAACGATACAGCATTGCGCATGCGGAAGATAGAAAATTAACGATGCTGCAAGCCGCCTTCGATTGGCTGACCTGGCCCCAGCAGCTGACCGAGATGCCGTGCTTGATATGGGCTGGCGATTCCGCTTCGGAACAGCTAGGTTTACGCAGGTTGTTGTCTCTGATACCAGATCATCCTGAAGTCATATTGGTAAATGCGACAAGCGTTCATCGTCAGCAGGATCCAAACAGTTGGTATCGGGGAACGTTTGAGATGACTTCAGATAAACTTCAAATCGTGCTGGATACAGCCGGGCAAGTTCCATTATCGCCGCAGGATCAGGCTGGCTATCGTGCGGATTGGCAGCGTCTCGTAAACGACGATGGGTTCCTTCGCGTCCTTCAAGGCGAGCGGCTGTGCACCGTTCCTGAAGCTTACTATGATGCAGATATACTGCAAGCCGCTTATCGTCTTGAGGCCAGACATGGGTTCTTCAAGAAATCAGCCCGCATTATTGGCGAGGTGATCGGCATGGGTGAATTAACCGTTTCCGACTCTTTTATCGAATATCGGGTTCGTCACCTGATTCAGGAAGGCGCATTAACCTACTCCGGCGAGCTGGATGCCATGCGAAATTACAGCGTATCACTTGTGGATGCATCGACTTCCGAGGAACAGTGGAGCCATGAACAACGCTTGGCTAAGATCGTGAAGCTGAAGTCGCTGCTGCATGAGATGATGGAAATTAACCTTGCAGAGAGTGGATTCATGGAAGAACTACGCCAATTGGATGCAGAGGGTCTGGGAGCATCTGTTTCCTCCAACCAGGAAGCTGTTACGACCAGCATACAATCTCAAATCGAGGACTTTATGAGTTCGTATCAACATCATCAAGAACAACGTATATCCTTGATGGGTTCCCTGGAGAAGGTGTTAACCCAGATCGATGAAACGGCTCCGATAGAATAGATGAAACACATTCGAACAAGGC
This Paenibacillus sp. JZ16 DNA region includes the following protein-coding sequences:
- a CDS encoding DUF3658 domain-containing protein, which produces MKSTHSHIIQQAQDFARSVHGQDSSGHDWWHVQRVTRIARLLAYLEGANAYICELSAYLHDVADEKLNESKEAGYERVQQWLNQAGVEASDQENVLEIISTMSFSGGTGSAMRTLEGRIVQDADRLDAIGAIGIARTFAYSGWKGQSMYDPYISLREHMTQEEYRKGKSTAVNHFHEKLLKLKDKMNTESARLLADGKHQSLELFLQLFDKEWAMGNEAYLHESPIHRRNVSRVHIAFDDSTAGSLKMMLRSKPGEIVVTLGDNLMVGPLPKDHDFSRSFSTRNKWFQERYSIAHAEDRKLTMLQAAFDWLTWPQQLTEMPCLIWAGDSASEQLGLRRLLSLIPDHPEVILVNATSVHRQQDPNSWYRGTFEMTSDKLQIVLDTAGQVPLSPQDQAGYRADWQRLVNDDGFLRVLQGERLCTVPEAYYDADILQAAYRLEARHGFFKKSARIIGEVIGMGELTVSDSFIEYRVRHLIQEGALTYSGELDAMRNYSVSLVDASTSEEQWSHEQRLAKIVKLKSLLHEMMEINLAESGFMEELRQLDAEGLGASVSSNQEAVTTSIQSQIEDFMSSYQHHQEQRISLMGSLEKVLTQIDETAPIE
- a CDS encoding glycosyltransferase family 2 protein — its product is MIIPSEEVTASILNETLAREIKPWFITLHAGDTVQPHAKEEIERWLRSCSEYSAGYIMNPASNIDQLSPSRNRYVSPLRIPRGPLLWRTKTVMTGQTPGFRTREQLPFQRYVLIDKQFELSTRYEWTEVDSDGFLYLQRQAPAWMKEAEEWQALFPLLEAGAQEQSQPPDIDCPPLVTIALCTYNDGAYLPWAVRSVLAQTLGAWELVILDDGSTDAETAHYLMRLPQDPRIKLIRQEENKGKSRALNKILKIAKAPWLLELDADDWLAPDALEILLREAGSQQDTAVVYANHTEWLERANKQLVYQGVKAAPSSLSPYVLLHEAPAVAPRMFNVPILKQVDGWDPHTLFEGRLYEDIGQLMKLSGTHKLCHVAEALYHRRLRMTSLTHRHPHHYLKWRNSMIDETETLKHGHPSERQNAHE